A part of Loxodonta africana isolate mLoxAfr1 chromosome 11, mLoxAfr1.hap2, whole genome shotgun sequence genomic DNA contains:
- the ZNF45 gene encoding LOW QUALITY PROTEIN: zinc finger protein 45 (The sequence of the model RefSeq protein was modified relative to this genomic sequence to represent the inferred CDS: inserted 2 bases in 1 codon; substituted 2 bases at 2 genomic stop codons), protein MILHSQGATLPQKQEDKMTKFKDAVTFKDVAVVFTEEELGLLDSAQRKLYQDVMLENFRNLVSVGNQSFTPNIIPQLEREEKLWMITPATQRDSSSGAKNLNEMETLQEVELRYLSHEELFCSQIWQQVIRELTRGQDSMVNIQGTISQLQKQSDAPYKDECGKGFRWSSHLQFHQSIHLGEKLLVGEECGKGFIWNSHLQRNQRVHAEEKPYKCEKCDDTFRRFSSLQAHQRIHSREKSYKHDVLHKGFNHRSYLHRQRVHTRENPDKYEECGRNIGKSSYYQAHQIAHRGEKPYKCEECGAGFSQSSYLRGHKRVHTTKKPYKCDECGKGFSWRSRLQAHQRIHTGEKPYKCDACGKGFSYSSHLNIHCRIHTGEKPYKCEECGKGFSVGSHLQAHQISHTGEKPYKCEECGKGFCRASNLLDHQRGHTGEKPYQCDACGKGFSRSSDFNIHFRVHTGEKPYKCEECGKGFSQASNLLAHQRGHTGEKPYKCGTCGKGFSRSSDLNVHCRIHTGEKPYKCEKCGKAFSQFSSLQVHQRVHTGEKPYQCAECGKGFSVGSQLQAHQRCHTGEKPYQCEECGKGFCRASNFLAHRGVHTGEKPYRCDVCGKRFRQRSYLQAHQRVHTGEKPYKCEECGKVFSWSSYLQAHQRVHTGEKPYKCEECGKGFSWSSSLIIHQRVHADDEGDKGFSSSENSYRKETKAELSQTPSEGFQLARSDIIVVYLEGPLNRGVSQPFPFPALTLQKELDRGEGCDSLDAWQKGPTRKEKMSTSKEAVTFKDVAVVFSEEELGLLDSAQRMLYRDVMVENFMNLVSMGIQPFKHNIFYLAREKSLWITKPRTQRGGNSGSKIQSGVETTPEAQPHKELACWQIWQQIASVLTRYEDSMINSSQFHKQGDSPCQAEAEPSITNTGETFYRCNECMETFSDVSSFDLHQQSHSAEKSHTCSECGKSFRYSSVLRIHQRVHMKKKLCKCVDCGKEFSQSSHLQTHQKVHTVEKLPKCKECGKGFSHRSTLSVHCKAHTQEKPCNVEECQRGFICASYPRERQKINTGKKRFKCDACGENFRRRSALNTHYLLHPGEKPYKCEECGKGFNQASHLLIHRRGHSGEKPFKCEECGKRFVQKSHLRSHQGIHAREKPYKCEECGKSFMTKYYYEFHLVAHTGDKPYKCEVCGKGFSRRGDHKIHCRIHIGEKPYNCEECGRAFIRASRFREHQRIHTGEKPFKCDACGKNFHFRSSFINHYRMHTGEQPYKCEHCGKGFSFRSKLYIHKRVHTGEKPYNCEKCGKGFTQASYLLTHQKVHTGEKPFKCKXHGKGFGQNSWWSYGLHSHXKVHTGEKLYRCXCAEVFHQSSELQCHQKIFTGEKPHKCKTCSKHFRLSSDLVRHQRIHGDDKFYKSNESDELKRIFRLKKFYKIIYKNSCAA, encoded by the exons GATGCAGTGACTTTTAAGGATGTGGCTGTGGTCTTCACCGAGGAGGAGCTGGGGCTGCTGGACTCCGCCCAGAGGAAGCTCTACCAGGATGTGATGCTGGAGAACTTCAGGAACCTGGTCTCTGTGG GGAATCAATCCTTCACGCCAAATATAATACCTCAgttagagagagaagaaaagcttTGGATGATAACACCAGCAACTCAGAGAGATAGCTCTTCAG GAGCCAAGAATCTAAATGAGATGGAGACTCTTCAAGAAGTAGAGTTAAGGTACCTGTCACATGAAGAGCTTTTCTGCTCGCAAATCTGGCAACAAGTTATACGGGAGTTAACCCGGGGTCAAGATTCCATGGTAAACATTCAAGGAACTATTTCTCAGTTGCAAAAACAAAGTGATGCACCCTATAAGGATGAGTGTGGTAAAGGCTTTCGTTGGAGTTCACATCTTCAATTTCATCAGAGTATCCACCTTGGAGAAAAACTCTTGGTAGGGGAGGAATGTGGAAAAGGTTTCATTTGGAACTCTCATCTTCAGCGTAACCAGAGGGTCCATGCAGAAGAGAAGCCATATAAATGTGAAAAATGTGATGATACCTTCCGTCGGTTCTCAAGTCTTCAAGCCCACCAGAGAATCCACAGTAGAGAGAAATCATATAAACATGATGTGTTGCATAAGGGCTTCAATCACAGGTCATATCTTCACCGTCAGCGAGTCCACACTAGAGAGAATCCAGACAAATACGAAGAGTGTGGGAGGAACATTGGGAAAAGCTCATACTATCAAGCTCATCAGATAGCCCACAGaggagagaaaccctataaatGTGAGGAGTGTGGGGCAGGCTTCAGTCAGAGTTCATATCTTCGAGGCCATAAGAGAGTCCACACTACAAAGAAACCTTATAAATGTGATGAGTGTGGCAAGGGCTTCAGTTGGCGTTCACGACTACAGGCTCACCAACGAATCCACACTGGAGAAAAACCATACAAATGTGATGCATGTGGTAAGGGCTTTAGTTATAGTTCACACCTTAACATTCATTGTAGAAtccacacaggagagaaaccatATAAATGTGAGGAGTGTGGGAAGGGCTTCAGCGTGGGTTCACACCTTCAAGCCCATCAGATAagccacactggagagaaaccatataaATGTGAGGAGTGTGGGAAGGGCTTCTGTCGGGCCTCAAATCTTCTGGACCATCAGAGAggtcatactggagagaaaccgtATCAATGTGATGCATGTGGTAAGGGCTTTAGTCGTAGCTCAGATTTTAACATTCATTTTAGAGTCCATACAGGAGAAAAACCCTATAAATGTGAGGAGTGTGGTAAGGGCTTTAGCCAAGCCTCAAATCTGCTGGCCCATCAAAGAGGCCACACTGGAGAAAAACCATACAAATGTGGTACATGTGGCAAAGGCTTCAGTCGTAGTTCAGATCTTAACGTTCATTGTAGAATACACACAGGAGAAAAACCCTATAAATGTGAGAAGTGTGGTAAGGCCTTCAGTCAGTTCTCAAGTCTTCAAGTCCATCAGAGAgtccacactggagagaaaccatatcAATGTGCAGAATGTGGGAAGGGTTTCAGTGTAGGTTCACAGCTTCAAGCCCATCAGAGATgccacactggagagaaaccatatcAATGTGAGGAGTGTGGGAAGGGCTTCTGTCGGGCCTCAAATTTTCTGGCTCATCGTGGAGTCCACACTGGAGAGAAGCCATACCGATGTGATGTGTGTGGTAAGCGCTTCAGACAGAGATCATACCTTCAAGCCCATCAGAGGGTCCACACTGGAGAGAAGCCATACAAATGTGAGGAGTGTGGGAAAGTCTTCAGTTGGAGTTCGTACCTTCAAGCCCATCAGAGAGTCCATACTGGAGAAAAACCATACAAATGTGAGGAGTGCGGGAAGGGCTTCAGTTGGAGTTCAAGTCTTATAATTCACCAGCGAGTCCATGCTGATGATGAGGGTGATAAGGGTTTTTCttcatcagagaattcatacaggaaagaaact AAAGCTGAATTGTCCCAGACCCCTTCTGAGGGCTTCCAGCTGGCCCGCTCGGATATCATTGTGGTTTATCTGGAAGGGCCACTTAATCGTGGTGTTTCACAACCTTTTCCTTTTCCAGCTCTGACTCTTCAAAAAGAGCTGGACAGAGGAGAAGGGTGCGACTCCTTGGATGCTTGGCAGAAGGGCCCCACACGA AAAGAGAAAATGAGCACATCCAAG GAAGCAGTGACATTCAAGGATGTGGCTGTGGTCTTCTCTGAGGAGGAGCTGGGGCTGCTGGACTCTGCTCAGAGGATGCTGTATCGAGATGTGATGGTGGAGAACTTCATGAACCTGGTCTCCATGG GGATTCAGCCCTTCAAACACAATATATTCTACTTGGCAAGGGAAAAAAGTCTTTGGATAACGAAGCCAAGAACCCAAAGAGGAGGGAATTCAG GAAGCAAGATCCAAAGTGGGGTGGAGACTACTCCAGAAGCACAACCGCATAAGGAACTTGCCTGTTGGCAAATCTGGCAACAAATTGCAAGTGTATTAACCAGATACGAAGACTCCATGATAAATAGTTCTCAGTTCCACAAACAGGGTGATTCGCCCTGCCAGGCTGAGGCAGAACCATCTATTACTAACACAGGAGAGACATTTTATCGGTGTAATGAGTGTATGGAAACCTTCAGTGATGTCTCcagctttgatcttcatcaacaatCACACTCAGCAGAGAAGTCTCATACATGTAGTGAGTGTGGAAAAAGCTTCCGTTATAGCTCAGTTCTTCGTATTCATCAGAGAGTTCACATGAAAAAGAAACTCTGTAAGTGTGTTGACTGTGGTAAGGAGTTTAGTCAGAGCTCACATCTGCAAACTCATCAGAAAGTCCACACTGTAGAGAAATTACCCAAATGCAAAGAATGTGGGAAAGGCTTCAGTCACAGATCAACACTTAGTGTTCACTGCAAAGCCCATACACAAGAGAAACCTTGTAATGTCGAGGAGTGTCAGAGGGGCTTTATTTGTGCGTCATATCCTCGGGAACGTCAGAAAATCAACACTGGGAAGAAACGTTTCAAATGTGATGCTTGTGGTGAGAACTTCCGTCGTAGATCAGCACTTAATACTCATTATTTGCTTCACCCAGGAGAGAAACCGTACAAATGTGAGGAGTGTGGGAAGGGCTTTAATCAGGCCTCCCATCTTCTGATCCATCGGAGAGGCCACAGTGGAGAAAAACCATTCAAGTGTGAAGAGTGTGGGAAGCGCTTTGTTCAGAAGTCACACCTTCGATCCCATCAGGGAATCCACGCAAGAGAGAAACCATACAAATGTGAGGAGTGTGGAAAGAGCTTTATGACAAAATACTATTATGAATTTCATCTGGTAGCCCACACTGGAGACAAACCCTATAAATGTGAAGTGTGTGGGAAAGGCTTCAGTCGTAGAGGAGATCATAAAATTCATTGTAGAATCCACATAGGAGAGAAACCCTATAATTGTGAGGAATGTGGCAGGGCCTTCATTCGTGCTTCACGTTTTCGGGAACATCAGAGAATCCACACTGGGGAAAAACCATTCAAATGTGATGCATGTGGTAAGAACTTCCATTTTAGATCATCATTTATTAATCATTACAGAATGCACACAGGAGAGCAACCATACAAATGTGAGCACTGTGGGAAGGGTTTCAGTTTTCGCTCAAAACTTTATATCCATAAGAGGGTCcatacaggagagaaaccctataaTTGTGAGAAATGTGGGAAGGGCTTCACTCAAGCTTCATATCTTCTGACCCATCAGAAAGTCCACACTGGAGAAAAGCCATTCAAATGTAAATAGCATGGGAAAGGATTTGGTCAGAATTCATGGTGGAGCTATGGTCTTCACAGTCACTAGAAGGTCCACACAGGAGAGAAACTGTACAGATG GTGTGCTGAAGTCTTCCATCAGTCTTCAGAACTTCAGTGTCATCAGAAAATTTTTACAGGAGAGAAACCTCACAAATGTAAGACATGTAGTAAGCACTTTAGGTTGAGTTCAGATCTTGTAAGACATCAAAGAATCCATGGTGATGATAAGTTTTATAAAAGTAATGAGAGTGATGAACTTAAGAGAATCTTCAGATTAAAAAAGttctataaaattatttataaaaattcatgTGCAGCCTGA